One window from the genome of Sphingomonas lacunae encodes:
- a CDS encoding leucyl aminopeptidase family protein has protein sequence MTDFSPMLQPDKGQPARTIHVVDKHSYESWLAAQPERARTAISAQGMKLEGYAHAILPGDGADDWSVVTVTANAGNFSSWCLAKLAAVLPAGTYRLASGDPGVAMFGWLTGQYRYIRYKPKTEAEAPRVLLTTDPVRMAAALREATAVCMVRDLVNTTAADLGPAELEQASADLARKHKADLTVTKGDALEQGYPMIAAVGRAAGRNRAPRLIELVWGNPAHPPVAIVGKGVTFDSGGLNIKPGNSMALMKKDMGGAAHALALASLVMETGLPVRLHLLVAAVENSIAGDAMRPGDILTSRKGLTVEIDNTDAEGRLILGDALTKAVEGNPELIIDFATLTGAARVALGPDLPALFANDDALADAMISAGKERDDPLWRLPLWDGYDEMLKSDTADMTNSPAGGFAGSITAALFLRRFVPKDIAWAHFDTFAWRPSAKPGRAKGGAALGLRAAWGMLEQRFKVN, from the coding sequence ATGACTGATTTCTCTCCCATGCTGCAACCCGACAAGGGGCAGCCAGCCCGCACCATCCATGTCGTCGACAAGCACAGCTATGAAAGCTGGCTCGCCGCACAGCCTGAGCGGGCGCGCACCGCCATCAGCGCACAGGGCATGAAGCTGGAAGGCTATGCCCACGCGATACTGCCGGGGGACGGCGCTGACGACTGGTCGGTCGTTACCGTAACCGCCAACGCCGGCAATTTCTCCAGCTGGTGCCTTGCCAAACTGGCGGCTGTCCTGCCGGCGGGCACCTATCGCCTCGCCAGCGGCGACCCGGGCGTCGCCATGTTCGGCTGGTTGACCGGCCAGTATCGCTACATCCGCTACAAGCCCAAGACCGAAGCCGAGGCCCCCCGTGTCCTGTTGACGACCGACCCGGTGCGCATGGCCGCCGCGCTGCGGGAAGCAACGGCAGTGTGCATGGTTCGCGATCTGGTGAACACGACCGCCGCTGATCTGGGCCCCGCCGAACTGGAACAGGCCAGCGCCGATCTCGCCCGCAAGCACAAGGCAGACCTGACCGTCACCAAGGGCGATGCCCTCGAACAAGGCTATCCCATGATCGCCGCGGTCGGTCGCGCTGCGGGGCGCAACCGCGCGCCCCGTCTGATTGAACTGGTCTGGGGCAATCCCGCCCACCCGCCTGTTGCCATCGTTGGCAAGGGCGTGACGTTTGACAGCGGCGGACTCAACATCAAGCCGGGCAACAGCATGGCGCTGATGAAAAAGGACATGGGGGGCGCCGCCCACGCCCTCGCGCTCGCCAGCCTGGTCATGGAAACCGGTCTGCCGGTCCGGTTGCACCTGCTGGTGGCGGCTGTTGAAAACAGTATCGCCGGCGATGCCATGCGACCCGGCGACATTCTCACCAGCCGCAAGGGCCTGACCGTCGAGATTGACAATACCGATGCCGAAGGGCGGCTGATATTGGGCGATGCCCTTACCAAGGCGGTCGAGGGCAACCCCGAACTGATCATCGATTTTGCCACCTTGACCGGTGCGGCCCGGGTTGCGCTCGGCCCTGATCTGCCCGCCCTGTTCGCCAATGACGATGCTCTGGCCGATGCCATGATTTCAGCGGGCAAGGAGCGCGACGACCCACTGTGGCGCCTGCCGCTTTGGGACGGTTATGACGAAATGCTGAAATCCGACACGGCCGACATGACCAATTCGCCCGCAGGCGGCTTTGCCGGAAGCATCACAGCCGCGCTGTTCCTGCGCCGTTTCGTGCCAAAGGACATCGCCTGGGCGCACTTCGACACATTCGCCTGGCGGCCCTCCGCCAAACCGGGCAGGGCCAAGGGCGGCGCGGCACTGGGCCTTCGCGCAGCATGGGGCATGCTCGAACAGCGCTTCAAAGTGAATTGA
- a CDS encoding SH3 domain-containing protein encodes MNDSTNCSERPTNTPKPAERVRFHLSGHSRPYDPTRQAIRPDLADLAEAEHHFAPHYAKPADWLASADTILRASADSDAEERQRLKAGDRFALLDITGGWAWGYAVDGHVVGYVEAAELSPAGRDRA; translated from the coding sequence TTGAACGATTCAACCAACTGCTCGGAGAGGCCGACCAACACGCCCAAACCGGCTGAGCGCGTCCGCTTCCACCTGTCGGGCCATTCCCGCCCCTACGATCCGACCCGCCAGGCCATCCGTCCCGACCTCGCCGATCTGGCTGAGGCCGAGCATCATTTTGCGCCCCATTATGCCAAGCCTGCTGACTGGCTGGCTTCGGCCGACACTATCCTGCGCGCGTCCGCCGACAGCGATGCGGAAGAACGCCAGCGGCTGAAGGCGGGGGATCGCTTTGCCCTGCTCGACATTACCGGCGGTTGGGCATGGGGCTATGCCGTCGATGGTCATGTCGTCGGCTATGTCGAAGCGGCCGAACTTTCCCCTGCCGGGCGTGACCGGGCATGA
- the argC gene encoding N-acetyl-gamma-glutamyl-phosphate reductase, with product MSVSLFIDGAVGTTGLEIAERLGGRADIELITLAEDRRKDSTARADALRGADFAILCLPDDAAREAAALAEGSAVRLIDASSAHRVAAGWTYGFAEMATGQREAIAAAKYVSNPGCYPTGFLAFAAPLIAAGLLPADYPYVVHAVSGYSGGGKALIARFEEDQGIAWRGYGFAMGHKHVPEMTQHAGLTHAPVFAPAVIPAHRGMAVELPLSRAADPRIAPADEIMAALCAHYAGSPLVSVGTDAPDGELLLRQGSNPTDRLDLRVFTSADGSQLRLVALLDNLGKGASGACVQNLNIMAGLPETAGLRL from the coding sequence ATGAGCGTCAGTCTGTTCATTGACGGGGCGGTCGGCACCACCGGGCTGGAAATAGCGGAAAGGCTTGGCGGTCGGGCCGACATTGAATTGATCACCCTCGCCGAAGATCGGCGCAAGGATAGCACGGCCCGCGCCGATGCGCTGCGCGGTGCTGACTTCGCCATCCTTTGCCTGCCCGATGATGCTGCCAGGGAAGCGGCGGCCCTTGCCGAAGGCAGCGCCGTGCGCCTGATTGACGCGTCAAGCGCGCATCGTGTTGCGGCGGGCTGGACATATGGCTTTGCCGAAATGGCGACCGGTCAGCGGGAGGCCATCGCAGCAGCCAAATATGTCAGCAACCCGGGTTGCTACCCCACCGGCTTTCTCGCCTTTGCCGCGCCGTTGATCGCCGCTGGCCTGTTGCCGGCCGACTATCCCTATGTCGTTCACGCCGTGTCGGGGTATTCGGGTGGAGGCAAGGCGCTGATCGCCCGCTTTGAGGAGGATCAGGGCATTGCCTGGCGTGGCTATGGCTTTGCCATGGGCCACAAACATGTCCCCGAAATGACCCAGCATGCCGGTCTGACCCACGCGCCAGTCTTTGCTCCAGCCGTAATTCCGGCGCATCGCGGCATGGCCGTCGAACTGCCGCTTTCGCGCGCCGCCGACCCGCGTATCGCCCCGGCGGATGAAATTATGGCCGCGCTCTGCGCCCATTATGCCGGGTCACCGCTGGTCAGCGTCGGCACCGATGCACCCGACGGCGAATTGCTGTTGCGTCAGGGCAGCAACCCGACGGACCGTCTGGACCTGCGCGTCTTCACCTCTGCCGACGGCAGCCAGTTGCGCCTCGTCGCCTTGCTCGACAACCTTGGCAAGGGCGCAAGTGGCGCATGTGTGCAAAATCTCAACATCATGGCCGGCCTGCCCGAAACCGCAGGACTCAGGCTTTGA
- a CDS encoding MarR family transcriptional regulator: MNSVAWMSCLIGIVRSELPDLTNRQMGIMLSVGLAPGPHTVRGLAERMGVSKPVVTRALNKLTALGYLQRKRDRRDGRNIFVEITPVGTEFLERFNQLLGEADQHAQTG; encoded by the coding sequence ATGAACAGCGTTGCATGGATGTCTTGCCTGATTGGTATTGTCAGGTCGGAATTGCCTGATCTCACGAATCGCCAGATGGGCATCATGCTAAGCGTCGGACTGGCACCCGGTCCCCACACGGTGCGCGGTTTGGCGGAGCGGATGGGCGTCTCCAAACCGGTTGTCACTCGCGCCTTGAACAAACTCACTGCCCTCGGCTATCTGCAGCGCAAACGTGACCGGCGTGACGGTCGCAATATCTTCGTTGAGATCACGCCGGTGGGGACAGAATTTCTTGAACGATTCAACCAACTGCTCGGAGAGGCCGACCAACACGCCCAAACCGGCTGA
- a CDS encoding RcnB family protein produces the protein MTSRWFGTLLIVATALTPLSAVQAQDSLGDQVRAQARAAAIAATSGGIHSVDLPASTVRSTPAMPSTNSGDFQRRGRGDGGGWGGRGGGGGRSNDGGGWGGPTASPTPSPTPSAPSAGGWRGRGDGNGGGWRGRAESAGDARGGGYRARVNNDAGGWRQPRAERPVERSTERPATRGDWGGRRGDGNRWQPPVSSTTTTASPAPADSGRWQGRDRYRQGDATRGYERRGGNRAGDWNSNRRTETTSTGYGQRVIRNAERTNGGNRYDNGRRYDDNRWDRRNDDRWDRNRWDRRDGNRYDNNRRWDRRDNDRYAGRYGNRGHGNWDRSWRNDRRYDWQSHRTRYSSFYRLPRYYSPYRDWSYRRLHIGFNLWPLFYAEQFWINDPWYYRLPDVYGPYRWVRYYDDALLVDITTGQVVDVIENFFW, from the coding sequence ATGACGAGTCGCTGGTTCGGCACCCTGCTCATCGTAGCCACTGCCCTTACGCCCCTTTCCGCTGTCCAGGCGCAGGACAGCCTTGGTGATCAGGTTCGCGCCCAGGCAAGGGCAGCAGCCATTGCCGCTACTTCCGGTGGCATCCATTCCGTCGACCTGCCCGCATCCACCGTGCGCAGCACGCCAGCCATGCCATCCACCAACAGCGGCGATTTCCAGCGTCGAGGTCGCGGTGACGGCGGCGGCTGGGGTGGTCGCGGCGGTGGCGGCGGCCGCTCCAATGATGGCGGTGGCTGGGGCGGCCCGACCGCGTCTCCCACACCCTCGCCGACTCCGAGCGCGCCGTCAGCCGGCGGTTGGCGCGGCAGGGGGGACGGCAATGGCGGTGGCTGGCGCGGTCGCGCCGAAAGCGCCGGCGATGCCCGCGGCGGCGGCTACCGCGCCCGGGTCAACAATGATGCGGGCGGCTGGCGCCAGCCGCGCGCGGAACGCCCTGTCGAGCGCAGCACCGAGCGCCCCGCGACGCGCGGTGACTGGGGCGGTCGCCGTGGTGACGGTAACCGCTGGCAGCCGCCAGTGAGCTCAACGACGACCACGGCAAGCCCCGCCCCGGCAGACAGTGGCCGCTGGCAGGGCCGTGATCGCTATCGCCAGGGTGATGCCACCCGAGGTTATGAGCGCCGCGGCGGCAACCGCGCCGGGGACTGGAATTCCAACCGCCGCACCGAAACGACCAGCACTGGTTATGGGCAGCGAGTGATCCGCAATGCCGAACGCACCAATGGCGGCAATCGCTATGACAATGGCCGGCGCTATGACGATAACCGCTGGGACCGGCGGAATGACGACCGTTGGGATCGCAACCGCTGGGACCGCCGCGACGGCAACCGCTATGACAACAACCGCCGCTGGGACCGCCGCGACAATGATCGCTATGCCGGGCGCTATGGCAACCGGGGCCATGGCAACTGGGATCGCAGCTGGCGCAATGACCGCCGCTACGACTGGCAATCGCACCGCACGCGCTATTCCAGCTTCTACCGGCTGCCCCGCTATTATTCGCCCTATCGGGACTGGAGCTACCGCCGACTGCACATAGGATTCAACCTGTGGCCGCTGTTTTATGCCGAACAATTTTGGATCAACGATCCCTGGTATTATCGCCTGCCTGACGTTTACGGGCCCTATCGCTGGGTGCGCTATTATGACGACGCGCTGCTGGTCGATATCACCACCGGACAGGTCGTTGATGTGATCGAAAATTTCTTCTGGTGA
- a CDS encoding metal-dependent hydrolase family protein, with the protein MRQLRAALTAVALFLAAPALADTQVIHAGRLIATAESDMFGPATITVVDGRITDIVPGVRPAPEGATVINLLDKTVLPGLIDMHVHLSSDPGGEFWREAVDPDEWGVVVGTRNALTTVRAGFTTVREAGSAANVGFVLRRGTAEGVIPGPRIVAAGPALSIVGGHGDVTGFREEVLHALATNFTCTGAVECAERVREASRAGSDVIKITATGGVLSQQARGLEAHFTTEEMTSIATTAHSLGLQVMAHAHGARGVEAAAAAGIDTIDHGTFVDEAAIRVMQQRGTALVPTLRALTGVRDGLGRGIYTPVVESKIRETLDHLGDNVRLARRYNVPIAFGTDAGVFPHGQNAQEFQLMVDAGMTPREALASATTVAARTLRMEREIGRIARGFSADMIAVDGNPLTDVRTLEQVRWVMVRGRVIP; encoded by the coding sequence ATGCGCCAGCTTCGCGCCGCCCTCACAGCAGTCGCCCTGTTTCTTGCCGCTCCCGCCCTCGCCGACACACAGGTCATCCATGCCGGCCGACTAATTGCCACGGCGGAATCCGACATGTTCGGCCCGGCGACCATCACTGTCGTCGATGGCCGCATTACCGATATTGTTCCCGGTGTCCGCCCGGCACCCGAAGGGGCGACGGTGATTAACCTGCTCGACAAGACGGTGTTGCCCGGCCTGATTGACATGCACGTCCATCTGTCGAGCGATCCGGGTGGCGAATTCTGGCGCGAAGCGGTCGATCCGGATGAATGGGGCGTGGTTGTCGGCACCCGCAATGCGCTGACCACGGTCCGCGCCGGCTTCACCACCGTGCGCGAGGCCGGATCGGCCGCCAACGTCGGTTTCGTCCTGCGGCGGGGTACCGCCGAAGGGGTGATTCCGGGACCACGCATCGTCGCTGCCGGCCCGGCCCTGTCAATCGTCGGCGGGCATGGCGACGTCACCGGCTTTCGCGAGGAAGTGCTGCACGCGCTTGCCACCAACTTCACCTGCACCGGCGCGGTCGAATGCGCCGAGCGGGTGCGGGAAGCGTCGCGCGCAGGATCGGACGTGATCAAGATCACCGCGACGGGCGGCGTCCTGTCGCAACAGGCCCGTGGGCTCGAAGCCCATTTTACCACCGAGGAAATGACCTCGATTGCCACCACAGCGCACAGCCTGGGCCTGCAAGTCATGGCCCATGCCCATGGCGCGCGCGGTGTGGAAGCAGCGGCAGCGGCTGGGATCGACACGATCGACCATGGCACATTTGTTGATGAAGCCGCAATCCGCGTCATGCAACAGCGCGGCACGGCGCTGGTCCCGACGCTGCGCGCCTTGACCGGCGTTCGCGATGGTCTGGGTCGCGGCATCTATACACCGGTCGTCGAGTCCAAGATCCGTGAGACCCTCGATCATCTGGGCGACAATGTCCGGCTCGCCCGCCGGTATAATGTGCCGATCGCCTTTGGCACCGATGCCGGGGTCTTTCCGCATGGCCAGAATGCTCAGGAATTCCAGCTGATGGTCGATGCCGGCATGACCCCGCGTGAAGCATTGGCCAGCGCCACCACCGTTGCCGCCCGGACCTTGCGCATGGAACGAGAGATCGGTCGCATCGCCCGCGGCTTTTCGGCGGACATGATTGCGGTCGACGGCAATCCGCTGACGGACGTGCGCACTCTGGAACAAGTGCGCTGGGTGATGGTGCGCGGCCGCGTGATTCCCTGA